In the Leptotrichia sp. oral taxon 847 genome, one interval contains:
- a CDS encoding PTS sugar transporter subunit IIB produces MKVLAVCGSGMGTSMIMKLKVSQLFQKLGVQADVNSCSLGEAKSGLSNYDLVLASTHIVPELKAGPKTKIIGLQNLLDNKELEAKLKENGIV; encoded by the coding sequence ATGAAAGTATTAGCAGTGTGTGGAAGTGGAATGGGAACAAGTATGATTATGAAATTAAAAGTAAGTCAATTATTTCAAAAGTTAGGAGTGCAGGCTGATGTAAATTCTTGTAGTTTAGGTGAAGCAAAATCAGGACTTTCAAACTACGATTTAGTTTTGGCGTCAACTCATATTGTACCCGAATTAAAAGCAGGACCAAAAACAAAAATAATCGGACTTCAAAATTTACTTGACAACAAAGAATTGGAAGCAAAATTAAAAGAAAACGGAATTGTATAA
- a CDS encoding PTS sugar transporter subunit IIA, translating to MTLKESLKENNSVVLKQKADTWQEAIKICMAPLVKSGAVKSDYVDAIIKRTKELGPFYILAPGLAMPHERPECGVTKNSFSFITLEEPVVFDDGQQVDILIGLAAENADVHNGEAIPQIVMLFEEEDIFDKIRAAEKSEDIYKIIDNAVNS from the coding sequence ATGACTTTAAAAGAATCATTGAAAGAAAATAATTCAGTTGTGCTAAAACAGAAAGCTGATACTTGGCAAGAAGCCATAAAAATTTGCATGGCTCCGTTAGTGAAAAGTGGAGCAGTAAAATCAGACTATGTGGATGCGATTATTAAAAGAACTAAAGAATTAGGGCCTTTTTATATACTTGCACCAGGACTAGCAATGCCACACGAAAGACCAGAATGTGGGGTAACAAAAAATTCATTTAGCTTTATAACTTTAGAAGAACCAGTAGTTTTTGATGATGGACAACAAGTAGATATACTAATAGGACTTGCTGCTGAAAATGCAGATGTTCACAACGGGGAAGCCATTCCACAAATCGTTATGCTTTTTGAAGAAGAAGACATATTTGATAAAATTAGAGCAGCAGAAAAATCGGAAGATATTTACAAAATCATTGATAATGCTGTAAATTCTTGA
- a CDS encoding 3-keto-L-gulonate-6-phosphate decarboxylase UlaD: MARPLLQVALDHSDLKGAIKAAVSVGDVVDVIEAGTVCLLQVGSELVEVLRNLFPEKTIVADTKCADAGGTVAKNNAEKGADWMTCICCATIPTMKAALKAIKEVRGDKGEIQVELYGDWTYEQAQQWLDAGISQAIYHQSRDALLAGETWGEKDLNKVKKLIEMGFRVSVTGGLSTDTLKLFKGVDVFTFIAGRGITEAKDPAAAAQAFKDEIARIWG; encoded by the coding sequence ATGGCAAGACCATTATTACAAGTGGCATTGGACCATTCAGACTTAAAAGGAGCAATAAAAGCGGCAGTTTCAGTAGGAGATGTAGTTGATGTTATTGAAGCTGGGACTGTTTGTCTGTTGCAAGTTGGAAGTGAATTAGTGGAAGTTTTAAGAAATTTATTTCCAGAAAAAACAATAGTTGCAGACACAAAATGTGCTGATGCAGGTGGGACAGTTGCTAAAAATAATGCTGAAAAAGGAGCTGACTGGATGACTTGTATTTGCTGTGCAACAATTCCTACGATGAAAGCAGCTTTGAAAGCAATAAAAGAAGTAAGAGGCGACAAAGGTGAAATTCAAGTTGAACTGTATGGAGACTGGACTTACGAACAAGCACAGCAATGGCTAGATGCAGGAATTAGTCAAGCTATTTATCATCAAAGTAGAGATGCACTACTTGCAGGAGAAACTTGGGGAGAAAAAGATTTGAACAAAGTAAAAAAATTAATTGAAATGGGATTTCGAGTTTCAGTAACAGGAGGATTAAGTACTGATACATTAAAATTGTTTAAAGGAGTAGATGTATTTACATTTATTGCAGGAAGAGGAATTACTGAAGCAAAAGATCCAGCGGCAGCAGCTCAAGCGTTTAAAGATGAAATTGCTAGAATTTGGGGATAA
- a CDS encoding L-ribulose-5-phosphate 3-epimerase translates to MRDLDKLNLGIYEKALPKDIDWIERIKLVKECGYDFVEISIDETDERLARLDWSDEKINRIHKALIDTGVRIPSMCFSGHRRFPMGSINPKTREKAMELMKKAIIFSDKMGIRTIQMAGYDVYYEPDGQTGSEKTKKYFIENLKKATEWAASYNVTLSIEIMDHPFINSITKYMEFDKTINSPWLKVYPDVGNLTAWPENDTLHELELGMKEAVITGIHLKDTLAVTDTFPGKFKEVPFGEGCVDFPKVFAKLKELNYKGPFLIEMWTEKSDDPIAEVKKAKEWMLDKMKQGGFI, encoded by the coding sequence ATGAGAGATTTAGATAAGTTAAATTTAGGAATTTATGAAAAAGCACTTCCAAAAGATATTGACTGGATTGAAAGAATAAAATTGGTAAAAGAGTGCGGATATGATTTTGTGGAAATTTCTATTGACGAAACTGATGAAAGACTTGCAAGACTTGACTGGTCAGACGAAAAAATAAATAGAATTCATAAGGCACTGATTGATACTGGTGTCAGAATCCCTTCGATGTGTTTTAGCGGGCACAGAAGATTTCCAATGGGAAGTATAAATCCAAAAACTCGTGAAAAAGCGATGGAATTGATGAAAAAAGCGATAATTTTTTCAGATAAAATGGGAATTAGAACGATTCAAATGGCAGGATACGATGTTTATTACGAGCCAGACGGACAAACTGGAAGTGAAAAGACGAAGAAATATTTTATTGAAAACTTGAAAAAAGCGACTGAATGGGCAGCTTCTTATAATGTAACCTTGTCAATTGAAATAATGGACCATCCATTTATCAATTCGATTACAAAATATATGGAATTTGATAAAACAATAAATTCACCTTGGTTAAAGGTGTATCCTGATGTTGGAAATTTGACTGCATGGCCGGAAAATGATACTTTGCACGAGTTGGAATTGGGGATGAAAGAGGCGGTTATTACAGGTATTCATTTGAAAGATACATTAGCTGTAACTGATACATTTCCTGGAAAATTTAAGGAAGTTCCATTTGGAGAAGGGTGCGTTGACTTTCCAAAGGTGTTTGCGAAATTGAAAGAGTTGAATTATAAAGGTCCGTTTTTGATTGAAATGTGGACTGAAAAATCAGATGATCCGATTGCTGAAGTGAAAAAGGCGAAAGAATGGATGTTAGACAAGATGAAACAAGGAGGATTTATCTAA
- the araD gene encoding L-ribulose-5-phosphate 4-epimerase, with protein MLEKLKEKVFKANLELPKHGLVLFTWGNVSAIDREKGLVVIKPSGVDYETMKAEDMVVVDLDGNVVEGDLNPSSDTPTHLEFYKAFPNIGGVVHTHSTNAVIWAQAGRDIPAYGTTHGDYFYGPIPCTRKMTPKEIAGEYEKETGTVVIETFRKRNIDPDMVPAVLVQSHGPFTWGKDAKEAVHNSVVLEELSKMALFTEKVNKDVDSMQQELLDKHFLRKHGANAYYGQKKK; from the coding sequence ATGTTGGAAAAATTAAAAGAAAAAGTGTTCAAGGCAAATCTAGAGTTGCCCAAACATGGATTAGTGTTATTTACTTGGGGAAATGTTAGTGCTATTGACAGGGAAAAAGGGCTAGTAGTAATTAAACCAAGCGGTGTTGATTATGAGACAATGAAAGCAGAAGATATGGTTGTAGTAGATTTGGATGGAAATGTAGTAGAAGGAGACTTAAATCCATCATCAGACACTCCAACTCACTTGGAATTTTATAAAGCGTTCCCAAATATTGGTGGAGTTGTTCACACACATTCGACAAATGCTGTGATATGGGCTCAAGCAGGTAGAGATATTCCAGCATACGGAACTACTCACGGAGATTATTTTTATGGACCAATTCCATGTACCAGAAAGATGACGCCTAAAGAAATAGCTGGAGAATACGAAAAAGAAACTGGTACAGTTGTAATTGAAACGTTTAGAAAAAGAAATATTGATCCTGACATGGTTCCAGCGGTATTAGTGCAAAGTCATGGACCGTTTACTTGGGGAAAAGATGCTAAAGAAGCGGTTCATAATTCGGTAGTACTTGAAGAATTATCAAAAATGGCATTGTTTACTGAGAAAGTAAATAAAGATGTAGATTCTATGCAACAAGAATTACTTGATAAACATTTCTTGAGAAAACATGGAGCCAATGCTTATTATGGACAAAAGAAAAAATGA
- a CDS encoding helix-turn-helix domain-containing protein, translated as MDDKQDIRTNPNLVEALGYYIKNKRLQKNIGLREMADMLNISPAYLSKLEAGKHTMTNPLLLKKISKVLEVDHLKLYKIIGYTDKDVLELKEELINEIVEEYANKEIGGIVKDLLKLSSNKILRVRQFIEKIK; from the coding sequence ATGGACGATAAACAGGATATAAGAACAAATCCTAATCTTGTTGAAGCATTAGGCTACTATATAAAAAACAAAAGATTACAAAAAAATATTGGTCTTCGAGAAATGGCGGATATGTTAAATATAAGTCCTGCCTACTTATCAAAACTTGAAGCTGGAAAGCATACTATGACCAATCCACTTTTATTAAAAAAAATTTCAAAAGTTTTAGAAGTTGACCATTTAAAGTTGTACAAAATAATAGGCTATACGGATAAAGATGTTTTGGAATTAAAGGAAGAATTGATTAATGAAATAGTTGAAGAATATGCCAATAAAGAAATTGGAGGAATAGTAAAGGATTTATTAAAACTTTCGAGTAACAAAATTTTGCGTGTCAGACAGTTTATAGAAAAAATAAAATAA
- a CDS encoding low molecular weight protein-tyrosine-phosphatase, giving the protein MKKVLFVCLGNICRSPMAEAVLKKMVADENLQDKIIVDSAATSSWEHGNPVHHGTRERLKKEGISTAGIYSRTLEDSDLDSDYIIGMDENNIKDINSFINGRKTGEVKRLLEYAGETRDIADPWFTGDFEKTFVDVTKGCQALLKKLKEEI; this is encoded by the coding sequence ATGAAAAAAGTATTATTTGTCTGTCTTGGAAATATATGCCGTTCTCCGATGGCTGAAGCTGTCTTAAAAAAAATGGTTGCAGATGAGAATTTACAAGATAAAATCATCGTTGATTCTGCAGCAACAAGTTCTTGGGAACACGGAAATCCTGTTCATCACGGGACTCGTGAAAGATTGAAAAAAGAGGGAATTTCAACTGCTGGAATATACTCTCGGACTCTCGAAGATTCGGATTTGGATTCTGACTATATCATTGGAATGGATGAAAATAATATAAAGGACATTAATTCGTTTATAAATGGAAGAAAAACAGGGGAAGTTAAAAGACTTCTGGAATATGCTGGAGAGACTCGTGATATTGCTGACCCTTGGTTTACGGGAGACTTTGAGAAAACATTTGTTGATGTTACAAAAGGCTGTCAGGCTTTGTTAAAAAAATTGAAAGAAGAAATTTAA
- a CDS encoding S-ribosylhomocysteine lyase, translated as MERIASFTVNHKKLNRGIYVSRIDEINGNYITTFDVRMKLPNREPVINIAELHTMEHLGATFLRNHPTWKDEVVYFGPMGCRTGFYVILKGKLESKDIVDLMKELYKFMAEFKGEIPGATAIECGNYLDQNLAMANFEAKKYLEETLENLGEENLNYPE; from the coding sequence ATGGAAAGAATAGCAAGTTTTACAGTAAACCATAAAAAATTAAACAGAGGAATCTATGTGTCAAGAATTGACGAAATTAACGGAAATTACATCACAACTTTTGATGTTAGAATGAAATTGCCCAACAGAGAGCCCGTAATAAATATCGCAGAACTTCACACAATGGAACATTTAGGAGCGACATTTTTAAGAAATCATCCAACTTGGAAAGATGAAGTTGTGTATTTCGGGCCAATGGGTTGTAGAACTGGATTTTATGTAATTTTGAAAGGAAAATTAGAATCAAAGGACATTGTTGATTTAATGAAGGAACTTTACAAATTTATGGCAGAATTTAAAGGTGAAATCCCAGGAGCGACTGCAATTGAATGTGGAAACTATTTAGATCAAAACTTGGCGATGGCTAATTTTGAGGCTAAGAAGTATTTGGAGGAAACGCTGGAGAATTTGGGAGAAGAAAACTTAAATTATCCTGAGTAA